One Bacteroidota bacterium genomic window, CTGGCCTGAGAGGACGGGGAGCTTGCTCATACATCGATAATTTCTTCCGTGATGGGGGGCGGAACGGGCTCGTCATGCTTCTGCAGGCTTTCGACATACGCGTGAATTGCTTCCTGCACATTCCGCAAGGCCTCGCCACGAGTCGGTCCCTGAGAAACACATCCGGGAAGAGATGGGACCTCTGCAACAAAAACCCCATCTTCATCCTGTGTAACAATGACGCGGTATTTCATACGGAAATGCTCCTTTCTCTTCGGCCTGTATCGTTCCTCATTCCGACCAATGTAAGAAAAACAATTGAAAGTTTCATCGGCATGTCGGGATGGCGGGTAGGGAGATCCTTCGGGCGCTCTGCGCCCTCAGGATGACATGTTGCAGATGAGGATGACGCGGGGGAGATCCCGCAAGCTAAAGCTTGCGGCTACCGACTTTACGGGGGCATTGCTCCGCCCGAGTAGCCGTGGTAACCGCAGCCTTTAGGCTGCGTTCGTTCGGGATGACGGGGGGAAAATAACGCAAGCTAAAGCTTGCGGCTACCGAGTTTACGGGGACATTGCCGCGCCCGAGTCGCCGTGGTAGCCGCAGCCTTTAGGCTGCGTTCGTTCGGGATCAGGCTGACGCGTCCGAAGGAACGTACGCGGACATGAGGACGCCGAGGGCCATCGAGAGCAACTTGGCGTCGGATTTGTCGGCCCGCGAAGGGATGAGGA contains:
- a CDS encoding type II toxin-antitoxin system HicB family antitoxin, encoding MKYRVIVTQDEDGVFVAEVPSLPGCVSQGPTRGEALRNVQEAIHAYVESLQKHDEPVPPPITEEIIDV